One part of the Sciurus carolinensis chromosome 6, mSciCar1.2, whole genome shotgun sequence genome encodes these proteins:
- the Zbed3 gene encoding zinc finger BED domain-containing protein 3 gives MRREELAVTMGESSRREDAEAPGVPCPGLLGAPYSEAWGYFHLAPARAGHPSGHWATCRLCGEQVGRGPGFQAGTSALWRHLKNAHRWELEKSGARRSPPAPPCPLSNPAAAAEGDWAHLLEQMRALAVRCSRRERELERREAAVELGERALERRRRELQEEERAAIRARRELQAEREALQARLRELRELREARHREGSLHWASTSPPPFKEEAEEGRDGCVVTKVLL, from the coding sequence ATGAGGAGGGAGGAGCTGGCCGTGACCATGGGAGAAAGCAGCAGGCGGGAGGATGCGGAAGCACCCGGTGTCCCGTGTCCGGGACTGCTGGGGGCGCCATACTCCGAGGCCTGGGGGTACTTCCATCTGGCCCCGGCACGCGCAGGGCACCCGTCAGGCCACTGGGCCACCTGCCGGCTCTGCGGAGAACAGGTGGGACGTGGCCCTGGATTCCAGGCCGGAACCTCTGCGCTGTGGAGGCACCTGAAGAACGCGCACCGGTGGGAGCTGGAGAAAAGTGGCGCCCGGCGCTCGCCGCCTGCTCCGCCCTGCCCGCTGTCCAACCCCGCCGCGGCCGCAGAGGGCGACTGGGCACACCTGTTGGAGCAGATGCGTGCCCTGGCAGTGCGCTGCAGCAGGCGTGAGCGGGAACTAGAGCGGCGCGAGGCCGCGGTGGAGCTGGGCGAGCGCGCCCTGGAGCGCAGGCGCAGAGAGCTGCAAGAGGAGGAGCGCGCCGCGATTCGAGCGCGCCGCGAGCTCCAGGCTGAGAGAGAAGCTCTGCAGGCGCGGCTGCGGGAGCTGCGGGAGCTGCGGGAGGCGAGGCATCGCGAGGGCTCCCTGCACTGGGCCTCCACATCGCCCCCGCCTTTCAAAGAGGAAGCCGAGGAGGGAAGGGATGGCTGTGTCGTCACGAAGGTCCTGCTGTAG